The DNA sequence GTTCCCGGTAAAAAAGTTGATTGTGGCCTTAAGATCGATCGATCTCGTTGTAATTGTCTAAGATAAACGTGGCCTCAACAGTGCCAAAATATAGCTTATTATATTTGTTTCCTATAGTATTAACTGCTGTATACCAAATTGTTGCAATAAACTTAGTAAAAAATGAAGAAATATATATTAAGACCTAGGACAGTATTTTGTCTAGCACACTCGTAAAAGTAAAAGGTAGAATCAATGCAAGAGTGAAAATTCACCGGAGGTTCTTGAGAGTCACATTTATTTAGATCCCCAAACTTTAGTAATTTGGACCTCAAGTCTCGGGATGTCATCAACATGCCACACAAAAAGCGAAATTAACTTAATTTATGGTAATTGGACTTCAAGTAATATGATTAGTAAACCATGCGTGTGAACACAAAAGCGAAATTAACTTATAATTTATTATGCCACCAAAACTCTGTATGTACACGTTCTGAACATATACCATGCGTGTCTCGGCTCTCGACGATCATGCGGGAGAGGAACGAATCTACTAGCCATTTTCATCAAtattttttctcacaacaaatcagcgacaACAAATCAGTGAACAGTACTTTGCAGTGTGTTTGGTTTCATGACCAACTTCTAGACTGACTAGAAATAAGCCAGGCTAGTCTAAGCCTGTCTCCAACAAACCAAGACAATAAACTTGTTTGGTTGCCTACACTACCTAAGCCTAGCTAACAATTAATTTGTTTGGTTGGCGATTTGGCTTAAATAGAGTCACCTCTTCTTTGTACATGTAACTCCACCCCTTCGAAGTGAGCAGAGAGAGCAGAGGGAACAAGCCATGACTGACGCCGCAGTTTGTCATGTCGTTGCTCGTGGGCCTCGACGACGTTGCAGTCCTCCCTACCACCATCAACGATGTCGCGACGTCGGTCTTGTGGCTGGTCTCTGCAAGCGAAGTAGGCCAAAGGGGATCCGTGGGTCGCCGAGGCCATGATCTCGGTCGAATCTTCATGTCGGGTGACTTGGCCGGTGGCACCATCGCACACCACTTCGCCGGTGGCACCATGTCAGGTCCAAGAGGAGCCGAAAAAGGACCACATCACAAAGGAGGACGGGGGCGGCACAGAACACATCTTCGTCTTCGCCGTGGTCAACCATGCCACACGCACCTTCACGATGATGGCGGCGGTGGGAGGAGAAGGAGCATGGACGGGAGAAAGGAGGAGGAGCGccagcgggggaggaggaggaacgCCGGCGggagagaaggaggaggagcgcTGGCGGGGGAGAAGGAGGAGCATCGCCGCTGGCACGTAACACCGGACGGTGAGAGAAATTCAGCTGAACCAGTTGGAGCCTGACTCGAGAAGAAACACCAACCTAGTGTTTCTAGTTGGGCCTAACTAAGGCTGTACGAAGGCTATATAGATAGAGCCTGGTTTGAGAGACtggccaggcaaccaaacagaccaaatctgtCCATCCAAGCAAAATGCTATGCCTACGGTGATCTTTCGAAAAATTTTAGAAGATGTTTTTTAAAAAGCTGTGGGCCTGCAGCCTGCCTCTGGCATTATAAATAGAACGCCTGATCAGCGCCAACATTACCACGAGCACCCGCAGCTAACACAAACAAGGTCCCAGCCAGAGCCAGCAGCAGCTAGCGACTACACTCCACTCTCCCTCCCTCGCTCCCCTCGGACAGGCCGACATGGGGCGTGGCCGCAGCAGCTCTTGGCCACCCGCGGCTCCTgcgctgctcctcctcctcgtcgtctgcTTCTCCCACGGCGTGGCAGCGGCTCGCCTCCTGCCTCCGCTGCAGCCAGCTCCAGCCGTTCCTCCGCAGGTTCTTCACCAAGGTACACGCCTACCTTTACTTGTGCGGTCTCGTGCCAAGCGtacatgcattcatgctggatcgGTGTTCTTTTTTCTAACACAATCTGGCTGGCCTGCTggttagctagctagctgctgtGTGCCCTGACGTTCTTGGTCTCTCTGCAGCGGAGAATGTTGTCATGGCGGCAGCTGCCGACGGCCTCGTGCTTCAGGAAGGTGAGGCCGTGGGCAATGGCGACGAGCTCTCCATCTCAGAGGTGAGGGGATCGGAACGGGGGAAAGGACAGCCCAATGAATTAATCTGCATGTCTCGCTTAGACCTGTCGATCAGTCGTAGTATAACTAACTTGTGACGGGAGGCTAATTAATCTAGAGGCAACTAAAGCTGATCTTTTTCGTGATGCATGTCCCTGTTTCTGCAGATGATGggagcagaggaggagggggcGGCGGCGGTCTGCGAGGGCGAGAACGACGAGTGCCTGGAGAGGCGGCTGCTCGGGGACGCGCACCTCGACTACATCTACACGCAGCACAAGGGCAAGCCGTGATCGTGTCACCGTGAGGACTGGAGGAAGACATGCATCTCgccttgccggtttggtttggtTTGGGTAGAGTGCGTACATGCATGCTTGGAAGTTGATACTACATATCAGGCTGGAATGGAATCGTATCATGATACCATATTATATTGGAAATATATCTATATGCTCGTTTAATTATGTTGTTGCTACCTCTAGTACCAGTGCCAGAGGCAGGTCCAATGCATGCCTGGCAGTAGACTGGTAGGTAGGTATATCCCGGCAGTAGTATAAAGATTGTGCAGGTCCATGCTAGAGTAGTACAGAGTGGTTTGGTTGTTTTCTCACTGATGTATAGGTGTgcatgctagctagctagctctacTAGTTTGGTTTGGTGTGTGATCGATATGGAGTTTGGGAAGAAGCTTAATTATGGCCGTCAACGATCTACTCCTTCTtaatcaaatggaaaacttaacctatactacagtctacacacacttgtaCATTGTTTTCTCTGAGCACGCCTGAATGTCTGTCTCCCCTGTCTGCCTCATGGTTGATGGTTCTGTGTGTGACCCCTGTCAGTTCCTCTGATGATTTCATTCTTGTAAACagtttactctctctctctctctctctctctctctctctctctctctgcctgCCCTGCTGGATCATCTCAATCCAAGGAAATAATTACCATTTTCTTGTTATTACCAGCCCGCAAGAAAATTAAACAAGCATTGCGTGAGTGATGTAGCCACAGTTGCTAGCTACACACAGTCTACAGTACTAAACTATATAAGTTTACATTACAGCTGAGCTGCTCGCCAAGATTCCATGATGCATGGTCGGAGGGAGCTGGCTCGTAGTAGAAGTCAACACCATGGAACCATGCGGCTACActtcctttttttaaaaaaaaaaagaaaaaaggatggaAATGATTGGTTACAGCTCATTTTCATGTCTTTGGATGAGCAGAGCTGCCCCGGAAAGAGAGACAGGCAAAGATGCTCCTCTGAATCAGATCAATCCTCAGTCCCCACTTCGAGCTGTGGCAATGATTCACagtttctttttagttttcacACACAAGCACGGAGTACTACTGGATTGCAAACTGCATAGGAGGAGTATAGCGCATAGCATATACTACTCCTTTATCACACCAATAAACGAAGCTTTTCTGAAAGAAAGATGCTGTGGTATCTGTGAAAGCCCTTGAGCCATTCAGTAGTCAAATCTCAAATCAAAGCGATGTAGTACTATTAATCTACTAGTAGTATATGAAAGTGGAGCACTATGTAAGCTAAGTGCCATGGCTTGCCAAGGTTGACGAGCCTATAGCAGTAGTATATGGTATATACCTGCTGAGTTTACATGTTGCATTGCTAGATGGTCCACTAGCATTGGTTCAGTACTTCCTTATATACTCTGAATCTGAATAGTGAATACTGATAATGTAAAGGGAAGCCTCAGCCAGCCATCGATCTCTTTGTTTACTTGAATTCTTGAAATGCATGAATGAATGCTACCTTTTGGTTTGGTTTGTGCAGGTCGAGTGGCCAATGCCCAATAGTGCCCCCTCCATTATCTGAATCTGATGAAGGTAAGCACAGTGCGAgtgatccatccatccatcagtGCTGCTACTGCAGCACTGATCTCACTCAACCCTCCCTGTACTACTGCTGTTTCTGGTTCTAGTTTAATAGAGCACCAGCGCAGGGTATAGTAG is a window from the Sorghum bicolor cultivar BTx623 chromosome 5, Sorghum_bicolor_NCBIv3, whole genome shotgun sequence genome containing:
- the LOC8069316 gene encoding phytosulfokines 5; translated protein: MGRGRSSSWPPAAPALLLLLVVCFSHGVAAARLLPPLQPAPAVPPQVLHQAENVVMAAAADGLVLQEGEAVGNGDELSISEMMGAEEEGAAAVCEGENDECLERRLLGDAHLDYIYTQHKGKP